In one Scyliorhinus canicula chromosome 3, sScyCan1.1, whole genome shotgun sequence genomic region, the following are encoded:
- the mab21l2 gene encoding protein mab-21-like 2 yields the protein MIAAQAKLVYQLNKYYNERCQARKAAIAKTIREVCKVVSDVLKEVEVQEPRFISSLSEIETRFEGLEVIAPTEFEVVLYLNQMGVFNFVDDGSLPGCAVLKLSDGRKRSMSLWVEFITASGYLSARKIRSRFQTLVAQAVDKCSYRDVVKMVADTSEVKLRIRERYVVQITPAFKCTGIWPRSAAQWPMPHVPWPGPNRVAEVKAEGFNLLSKECYSLTGKQSSAESDAWVLQFGEAENRLLMGGCRKKCLSVLKTLRDRHLELPGQPLNNYHMKTLLLYECEKHPRETDWDESCLGDRLNGILLQLISCLQCRRCPHYFLPNLDLFQGKPHSALESAAKQTWRLAREILTNAKSLDKL from the coding sequence ATGATCGCGGCTCAAGCCAAGCTGGTCTACCAGCTGAACAAGTACTACAACGAGCGATGTCAGGCTAGGAAAGCCGCGATTGCTAAGACCATTCGAGAGGTGTGCAAAGTGGTCTCCGATGTCCTTAAAGAAGTAGAAGTGCAAGAACCCCGATTCATCAGCTCTCTTAGCGAGATCGAAACACGCTTCGAAGGGTTGGAGGTGATCGCTCCAACAGAATTCGAGGTGGTCCTCTACCTGAACCAAATGGGTGTCTTCAACTTCGTGGACGATGGCTCACTGCCCGGCTGCGCGGTGCTAAAACTAAGCGACGGGCGCAAGAGGAGCATGTCCCTTTGGGTCGAGTTTATTACAGCTTCGGGCTACCTGTCAGCCCGGAAGATCCGTTCCCGATTTCAGACCCTGGTGGCACAGGCCGTGGACAAATGCAGTTATCGAGATGTGGTGAAGATGGTTGCGGACACAAGCGAGGTAAAACTCAGGATCAGGGAGCGTTATGTCGTGCAGATCACGCCAGCTTTTAAATGCACGGGCATCTGGCCCAGGAGTGCGGCTCAGTGGCCCATGCCACACGTTCCCTGGCCCGGGCCGAACCGGGTGGCCGAAGTCAAAGCTGAAGGCTTCAATCTCCTGTCCAAAGAGTGCTACTCGCTGACAGGCAAGCAGAGCTCGGCAGAGAGCGACGCTTGGGTTTTACAGTTCGGAGAAGCTGAGAACAGGCTACTGATGGGGGGCTGCAGGAAAAAGTGCCTGTCCGTTTTAAAGACTTTACGCGATCGACACCTCGAGTTGCCAGGGCAGCCCCTCAATAACTATCATATGAAGACACTACTGCTCTACGAATGCGAGAAACATCCCAGAGAAACCGACTGGGACGAATCATGCCTCGGCGACCGCCTCAACGGCATTCTGCTCCAGCTCATCTCCTGTCTCCAATGCCGGAGGTGTCCTCATTATTTTCTTCCTAACCTAGATCTTTTCCAAGGAAAACCTCATTCCGCCCTGGAAAGTGCGGCTAAACAGACATGGCGATTGGCGAGAGAAATTCTTACCAACGCAAAAAGTCTCGATAAACTATAG